From Pseudomonas fluorescens:
GTGGAAAAGTTATCGCTGCAATCGAGCACCACATCCACACCCGTCACCGCCGCCGACAGAGAGTCGGCATCCAGCGCAGTGCGATGGGCCAGCAATGTGACTTCAGGGTTGATCGCCGTCAGGCGGCGCATGGCCGAGTCGACCTTGCTCAAGCCAACGCTGTCGGTGTCATGGATGATCTGGCGTTGCAGGTTGGTCAGGTCGACCGTGTCAAAGTCCGCCAGATGCAGTTCACCCACACCGGCAGCGGCCAGGTACAGCGCAACCGGAGCGCCGAGACCACCGAGGCCAACGATAAGCGCGCGGCTGTTTTTCAGACGCAACTGACCGTCGATGTCGACAGCCTGCAACAGAATCTGTCGGCTATAGCGCAACAGCTCCTGATCGCTCAGCATGGACGGCGTCCCAGGCTGATACGTTCGTGGCCACCGAGGTCGACACGACTGTGGACATCCTCAAATCCCTCGCCCAACAACAGGTCACGTACGGCCGGGGCCTGATCGTAGCCGTGTTCGAGCAACAGCCAACCACCCGCCGCCAGGAGGGCCGGGGCTTGGGTGATGATCAGGCGCAGGTCGTCCAGGCCATCATGGCCCGCGACCAAGGCACTGGCGGGCTCGAAGCGCACATCACCCGCGACCAGGTGCGGGTCGTTGTCGGCGATATACGGCGGGTTGCTGATGATCAAGTCGTAGGTATGGCCTTGCAGGGCGCTGAACCAATGGCTGTTCAGTACCGTAGCGTTCGTCAGCTGCAGGCGCTGGCGATTGCGCTCGGCCAGGGCCACCGCTTCGAGCACGCGGTCAACGGCGGTGACGTCCCAGGCTGGGCGCTCGCTGGCCAGGGCCAGGGCGATGGCCCCGCTGCCGGTGCCCAGGTCGAGAACCTTGGCAGGGCTCGCCGGCAGCAGCTCCAGGGCGGCCTCCACCAGCAGCTCGGTCTCCGGGCGCGGGATCAGGGTATGAGGCGCAACCTCCAGGTCGAGTTTCCAGAAGCCTTGCTGGCCGAGGATATAGGCCACCGGTTCACCGGCGCGGCGACGCCGCAGGTAGTCGGCAAAGATCAATGCGTGCTCGCTGCTGACGATCTTCTCCGGCCAGGTATGCAAATAACTGCGCGGCTTACCCAGGGCAGCCGACAGCAACAGTTCCACATCCAGGCGCGCGGTGGGCGAGTCGGGCAGTTCTGCGGCACGCAGGAGGCTGGCAATGATGGTCATTTATTCACCTATGGCCGCCAGCTGGTCGGCCTGGAATTCGGCAAGCAACGGCTCGATCACCGCGTCGACACCACCGGCGAGGATTTCATCCAGCGAGTAAAGCGTGAGGTTGACCCGGTGGTCGGTCACCCGGCCCTGGGCAAAGTTATAGGTGCGGATACGCTCGGAACGGTCCCCCGACCCCACCAGCAACTTGCGCTCGCTGGCAATCGCGTTGGCAGCGGCGCTGGTCTGCTGGTCATTGAGCTTGGCTGACAGCCAGGACATGGCCCGCGCACGGTTCTTGTGCTGGGAACGCTCTTCCTGGCACTCCACCACGATGCCCGACGGCAAGTGGGTGATACGGATCGCCGAGTCGGTCTTGTTCACGTGCTGGCCGCCGGCACCCGACGAGCGGTAGGTGTCGACCCGCAGGTCGGCTGGGTTGATCTCGATGGCTTCCTGTTCGTCCGGCTCTGGCAACACAGCGACGGTGCACGCCGACGTGTGGATACGGCCTTGGGATTCAGTCGCTGGAACCCGCTGCACACGGTGCGCACCGGATTCGAACTTGAGCTTGCCGTAAACGTTGTCGCCTTCGACCCGGGCGATGACTTCTTTATAGCCGCCGTGCTCGCCTTCGTTCTCGGAGAGGATCTCGACGCGCCAGCCGCGACGCTCAGCGTAGCGCGAATACATGCGAAACAGGTCGCCGGAGAAGATCGCCGCTTCGTCACCACCGGTGCCGGCGCGGATTTCCAGGAACACGTTACGCCCGTCGTTAGGGTCCTTGGGCAGCAGCATGCGTTGCAGGTTGCCTTCCAGCTCGGCGAGTTTTTCCTTGGCTTCACGGACTTCTTCCACGGCCATTTCGCGCATGTCCGGGTCGCTGTCCTTGAGCAGCGCCTGGGCGCCTTCGAGGTCGGCCTGCACTTTCAGCAGGTTTTTATAGGTAGCCACAATGGGCTCAACTTCCGCGTATTCCTTGGAATAGGTGCGGAACTTGGTCTGATCGGAGATGACCTCGCCATCGCCGAGCAAGGCGGTCAGTTCTTCGAAACGGTCCTGGAGCACGTCCAGTTTATTGAGCAGTGACGCTTTCATTGCGGTTTTTTATCCGAAGAGCTATCTGACGCGCCCTCACCGAGGGCAAAGAGTTCCTGGGCCATGGCCAGCGCATCGAGGCGGCCTTCGGCAGTCAATTTCTTAAGCTGTACGCTCGGCGCGTGGAGCAGCTTGTTGGTCAAGCCACGGGCCAGTTGCATCAGCACGTCTTCGGCGCTGCTGCCATTGGCCAATAAACGCTGGGCCTTGGTCAATTCTTCATCACGCAGGCGCTCGCCTTGCTGACGATACGCCTTGAGCACATCCACCGCCGCCAGTTCACGCAGGCGCACCATGAAGTCTTCGGCGCCGACGCTGACCATTTCCTCGGCCGCCTGGGCAGCGCCCTGGCGACTCTTGAGGTTTTCGGCAACCACTTCGTGCAGGTCGTCAACGCTGTAGAGGTAAACGTCGTCCAACTCGCCGACTTCGGGTTCGATATCCCGGGGCACGGCGATATCCACCATGAAGATCGGCTTGTGCTTGCGCAGCTTCAACGCGCTCTCGACCGCGCCTTTGCCGAGGATCGGCAATTGGCTGGCGGTGGAGCTGATGACGATATCACTGCGCACCAGCTCGGCCGGGATATCCGACAACAACACGGCATGGGCGCCAAACTGCTCGGCGAGGATGCTCGCGCGCTCCAGGGTGCGGTTGGCGACCACGATACGCTTCACACCCAGGTCGTGCAGATGGCGGGCGACCAGGGTGATGGTCTCGCCGGCGCCAATCAGCAGGGCCTGGCTGCGTTGCAAGTCGCTGAAAATCTGTTTGGCCAGGCTGACGGCGGCAAAGGCCACGGACACCGGGTTTTCACCGATGGCGGTGTCGGTGCGCACCTGCTTGGCGGAATTGAAGGTGGCCTGGAACAGGCGCCCCAGCAACGGCCCCACGGTGCCGGCCTCACGGGCCACGGCGTAGGCGGATTTCATCTGGCCGAGGATCTGCGGCTCGCCCAACACCAGCGAGTCGAGGCCGGAAGCGACGCGCATCATGTGACGAACTGCCGCATCGTCTTCATGCACATACGCGCTGGCGCGCAGGTCATTGAAGTCCAAATGGTGGTAATCGGCCAGCCAACGCAGCACGACATCCGCGCTGAGATGTTCCTGCTCTATATAAAGCTCACTGCGATTGCAGGTCGAAAGGATCGCAGCTTCGCGGCTGTCGGTGAGACGGCAGAGCTGCTGCAACGCCTCAACCAGCTGCTCTGGCGTAAACGCCACGCGCTCGCGCACGTCTACAGAGGCAGTCTTGTGGTTAATACCGAGTGCGAGGAAGGCCATTC
This genomic window contains:
- a CDS encoding molybdopterin-synthase adenylyltransferase MoeB, which gives rise to MLSDQELLRYSRQILLQAVDIDGQLRLKNSRALIVGLGGLGAPVALYLAAAGVGELHLADFDTVDLTNLQRQIIHDTDSVGLSKVDSAMRRLTAINPEVTLLAHRTALDADSLSAAVTGVDVVLDCSDNFSTREAVNAACVAAGKPLVSGAAIRLEGQLSVFDPRRAESPCYHCLYGHGSDTELTCSEAGVVGPLVGLVGSLQALEALKLLAGFGEPLVGRLLLIDALTTRFRELRVKRDPGCSVCGTQHG
- the prmC gene encoding peptide chain release factor N(5)-glutamine methyltransferase, with protein sequence MTIIASLLRAAELPDSPTARLDVELLLSAALGKPRSYLHTWPEKIVSSEHALIFADYLRRRRAGEPVAYILGQQGFWKLDLEVAPHTLIPRPETELLVEAALELLPASPAKVLDLGTGSGAIALALASERPAWDVTAVDRVLEAVALAERNRQRLQLTNATVLNSHWFSALQGHTYDLIISNPPYIADNDPHLVAGDVRFEPASALVAGHDGLDDLRLIITQAPALLAAGGWLLLEHGYDQAPAVRDLLLGEGFEDVHSRVDLGGHERISLGRRPC
- the prfA gene encoding peptide chain release factor 1; this translates as MKASLLNKLDVLQDRFEELTALLGDGEVISDQTKFRTYSKEYAEVEPIVATYKNLLKVQADLEGAQALLKDSDPDMREMAVEEVREAKEKLAELEGNLQRMLLPKDPNDGRNVFLEIRAGTGGDEAAIFSGDLFRMYSRYAERRGWRVEILSENEGEHGGYKEVIARVEGDNVYGKLKFESGAHRVQRVPATESQGRIHTSACTVAVLPEPDEQEAIEINPADLRVDTYRSSGAGGQHVNKTDSAIRITHLPSGIVVECQEERSQHKNRARAMSWLSAKLNDQQTSAAANAIASERKLLVGSGDRSERIRTYNFAQGRVTDHRVNLTLYSLDEILAGGVDAVIEPLLAEFQADQLAAIGE
- the hemA gene encoding glutamyl-tRNA reductase encodes the protein MAFLALGINHKTASVDVRERVAFTPEQLVEALQQLCRLTDSREAAILSTCNRSELYIEQEHLSADVVLRWLADYHHLDFNDLRASAYVHEDDAAVRHMMRVASGLDSLVLGEPQILGQMKSAYAVAREAGTVGPLLGRLFQATFNSAKQVRTDTAIGENPVSVAFAAVSLAKQIFSDLQRSQALLIGAGETITLVARHLHDLGVKRIVVANRTLERASILAEQFGAHAVLLSDIPAELVRSDIVISSTASQLPILGKGAVESALKLRKHKPIFMVDIAVPRDIEPEVGELDDVYLYSVDDLHEVVAENLKSRQGAAQAAEEMVSVGAEDFMVRLRELAAVDVLKAYRQQGERLRDEELTKAQRLLANGSSAEDVLMQLARGLTNKLLHAPSVQLKKLTAEGRLDALAMAQELFALGEGASDSSSDKKPQ